The following is a genomic window from Sphingomonas sinipercae.
CGCCCATAATTGCCTGAAGCGCCGACTTGTCTGGGTCGGTCTTGTGCTGCCGGCGTGAGGGCAGCTTTCCGCTGGTCATCAGCGCTTCCAGCGCCACCCGCCCACGGGCGACGCGGCTCTTGATCGTGCCGACCGCGCAGCCGCAGATTTCCGCGGCTTCTTCATAAGCAAAGCCGCCGGCACCGACCAAGATCAGTGCTTCGCGCTGCGGCTGCGGCAAGTGCATCAGCGCCCGCTGCATGTCGCCAAGCTCGATATGTCGGTCTTGGCTCGCCGGAGCGGCAAGGATTTTGGCGGCGGTGACATCGTCCCATTCGCCCTTGAAGCGCGCGCGGCGCATCTGGCTGAGGAACAGGTTGCGAAGGATGATGAAGGTCCAGGCGCGCATGTTGGTGCCGGCCTGGAAGCGCTTGCGCGCGGCCCAGGCCTTGAGCAGCGTTTCCTGGACGAGGTCGTCGGCGAGGTCGCGGCTGCCCGAGAGCGAGCGGCCGAACGCGCGCAAATGCGGAATCACGGTCGCCAGCTGATCCTTGAACTCCGGATCGGACAGGGAGACGTGTTCCTGCGGCGCGTCGAACGGCGCTTCATTCTCTTCGTCTTCCGCCATCAATTCCCCACTCATCTCGTCCGCCCGAATGGGCGCAAGCCGGCTTCCGGCGGCATCCTGTCTACCATCCGGAATGTGAAACTATCCAGACAGCTCACCCCGCAAGCAGGAATAGAAGTAGGAATAGAATGATGATCCCGCCAGTGCCGAATATCAGCACGTGGCGAGCGACGTGCGGGGTTTGACCCGAGCGCGCCTCGGTCGTCGTCAAATGTTCTTCGCGTTCATCTACCATCGTCATGCTCTCTTTTCGGGGCAACGTCCCTTCGAGAGACAAGGTTCCGCGTGCCGATCAGGCCGGCACCGTCGCGGCGTCGAAGAACAATGCCTGCGCGATCGCGGCCTTCACCGTCGAACGCTGGAACGGCTTGGTGATGAGGAACGTCGGCTCCGGCCGGGTTCCTGTCAGCAAGCGTTCGGGGAAGGCGGTGATGAAGATCACCGGCACCGAAAATTCGGCGAGGATGTCCTTTACCGCGTCGATGCCGCTCGAATCGTCGGCCAGCTGGATGTCGGCAAGGACCAGCCCCGGCGGGTGCTGCCGCGCCTGGCTGACCGCTTCGTCGCGGGTGACGGCAACGCCGGTGACGTTGTGGCCGAGGTCGCGCACGATGGTTTCGATGTCCATCGCGATGATCGGTTCATCCTCGATGATCAGAACGTCAGTCAGCGTCTGACGCTCGATTTCGCCCAGCGCTTCGGCAACCAGCGAATCCACGTCGGCCGGCGAAGCGTTGATCAGGTAGCCGGCGTCTTCGGAAGAAAAGCCTTCGAGCGACGTCAGCAGCAATGCCTGGCGCGACAACGGCGTAATCTTCGACAGGCGGGCATGGGCGATGCTTTCGGCGCCGGCGATGTCGCTGGTCGGCTCCTCTCCCTCCTCGACATTTGCGGTCGACCAGATGGCATGGAAGGTGCGGTACAGGCCCAGGCGCGGATCAACGTCGCGAGGGAACTCGTCGGGCTGCGCGACGATGGCTTCGAGCGTTGCCCGGACGAAAGCGTCGCCGTGAGTCTGGCTTCCGGTCAGCGCGCGCGCATAGCGGCGCAAGAATGGCAAATGAGGTGCGAGTTCCTGTCCAAGCGACATCTCGACTAATTCTCCTAAAGGCAAAACGCCGGCCCTCTTTGAGCATGCGTCCGCTTGTTGCAACCCTGGAAGGACCGGCGCGATGAACGTCCGGGTTCAATCCCCCACAGATGAAAGTCCCAAGGTGGAACAAAGGACTGGCGATTTGGTTTCCCCACCGCGTGGCGGGGTCTTCCATATCGTTGACGAGAGGGAAGCAGCATCGTTAGGGGCAAATTTTTGGCGCTCTTCTGCGGAGGTCTCGGCTGTTGTGCCAGGGATTTGGTCTTGAGAGAAAAATGCGTGCCTGACCCGGCGCAAGGGGGACGAGAGGTTGAGTGACAAGCAGAAGGGCGATTCAATCAACGCTTCAGACGATCAAAGCAAACTTCCGCCGAAGTCGGGCGAGAAGAAACCGGGTAAGCAGCGCGCCAACGATGTCGGCCGTGCGTTACGCTCTGTCTATGACGAAACGCTGCGTGAGGACGTTCCCGACGATTTCAAGGACCTGCTCGGCAAGCTTAGCTGAGTTGGACCGAACGCGCGGGTACCGCTGATGGCGAGCACTGCCGAACGTTTCGCACGGCTGTCCACGCCTGCGAAGCTGCTCCTGATCCTGACCGCCGTCCTACTGCCAATCAGCCTGTGGCTGGGCTGGGTCGCGTATAGCGGCTTTCGCAACGCCAATGATGCGCTGCGCGAACAATCGCTGGAGCGCGCGCGGGTCACGGCCCGTTCAATCGAAAGCCTAATTGCCCGCAACGCGCTGGCGCTTCGAATCGCCGCCAACGGCCAGGTCGCGAACCAGCCGGACCCGTGCCTCCGGATTCGGCAATCGCTTTCGATTACCCCGGCCATTGCCCAGCAATTCCGGATCAACACCGATACCGGCCTGCCGCTGTGCGGCGTCGGCGACCTCGGTCAGACCGGGCCGCTGCCGCTGATCGCGCCGGGCGACATCCGGCTGTCCGTGGCGCCCAGACAGGATGCCCTGGTCATCCATGATGGCGTCATAGGCGGCATTGCAACCACGATCCTGACGCCGGACGAGATCCGCTCCGCAACCGACGAATCGGCTCGCGAGCTCGGCGCCCTGACCATCCGCGACGGCGTTCGGCAACTCAGCATTGTCCGCCCCGCCGAGCCCAGCGGCGAACAGCAGGATTGGGCGACGAGCAGTTGGCCGGTCGATGGCGGGCCGCTGGTCATCGAGATCCAGTCCCGAGTGCCGCGCGTCACCGTGCTCGACCGGGTGCTGATCCTGTTGCCCTTGCTAATGTGGATCATTGCCGCGCTGGCGACCTGGTGGCTGGTCACGCACCTTCTGATCCGGCCGCTGCGTCGCCTGCAGCGCGCGGTCAGCAGCTACAATCCGGGCGACCCTGGATTGCAGCTGCCGAGCAAGGTTGGGCCGGCCACCGAAATCCAGGACCTGCGCGAAGCCTTCGCCAAGGCGGTGAGCCGGATCGAGGAATCGGAACACGAAATGTCGGCGGCGCTCGACGGGCAGCGACGACTGGTTCGCGAAGTGCACCACCGCGTGAAGAACAACCTGCAGGTCGTCGCCTCGCTCCTCAACATCCATGGCCGCAACGCCAAGGACCTGGAAGTGCGCGCCGCTTACGCCGCGATCGGACGCCGTGTCGGCGCGCTCGCGATCGTCCATCGCAACCATTATGCGGAGATGGAGGAGAACCGGGGCATCGCGCTTCGGCCGCTGCTGTC
Proteins encoded in this region:
- a CDS encoding sigma-70 family RNA polymerase sigma factor → MAEDEENEAPFDAPQEHVSLSDPEFKDQLATVIPHLRAFGRSLSGSRDLADDLVQETLLKAWAARKRFQAGTNMRAWTFIILRNLFLSQMRRARFKGEWDDVTAAKILAAPASQDRHIELGDMQRALMHLPQPQREALILVGAGGFAYEEAAEICGCAVGTIKSRVARGRVALEALMTSGKLPSRRQHKTDPDKSALQAIMGEVDELSRDH
- a CDS encoding response regulator codes for the protein MSLGQELAPHLPFLRRYARALTGSQTHGDAFVRATLEAIVAQPDEFPRDVDPRLGLYRTFHAIWSTANVEEGEEPTSDIAGAESIAHARLSKITPLSRQALLLTSLEGFSSEDAGYLINASPADVDSLVAEALGEIERQTLTDVLIIEDEPIIAMDIETIVRDLGHNVTGVAVTRDEAVSQARQHPPGLVLADIQLADDSSGIDAVKDILAEFSVPVIFITAFPERLLTGTRPEPTFLITKPFQRSTVKAAIAQALFFDAATVPA
- a CDS encoding NepR family anti-sigma factor, which codes for MSDKQKGDSINASDDQSKLPPKSGEKKPGKQRANDVGRALRSVYDETLREDVPDDFKDLLGKLS
- a CDS encoding sensor histidine kinase, producing MASTAERFARLSTPAKLLLILTAVLLPISLWLGWVAYSGFRNANDALREQSLERARVTARSIESLIARNALALRIAANGQVANQPDPCLRIRQSLSITPAIAQQFRINTDTGLPLCGVGDLGQTGPLPLIAPGDIRLSVAPRQDALVIHDGVIGGIATTILTPDEIRSATDESARELGALTIRDGVRQLSIVRPAEPSGEQQDWATSSWPVDGGPLVIEIQSRVPRVTVLDRVLILLPLLMWIIAALATWWLVTHLLIRPLRRLQRAVSSYNPGDPGLQLPSKVGPATEIQDLREAFAKAVSRIEESEHEMSAALDGQRRLVREVHHRVKNNLQVVASLLNIHGRNAKDLEVRAAYAAIGRRVGALAIVHRNHYAEMEENRGIALRPLLSELAAELRAGAPEQARKLSIDLTVDTLHCTQDAAVSVAFLVTEVVEYAMLNRPDQPVVVTLHRTSDTTARMTLSSPVLVPGADGDRENVQFERIIGGMAKQLRSNLEREPGRYSVDMPVFPPR